In Oncorhynchus tshawytscha isolate Ot180627B linkage group LG08, Otsh_v2.0, whole genome shotgun sequence, the genomic window AAAAATAGTGGTGAGTAAGCTGAAAGTCGTGGTATTATAGAGGCTTCCAACTCAAAGTATAACAACTGCTAAAATAAGGACGGTATATTGCTGATAAAATAAGGTCAATATATTGCTAAAAAAAAATAGGCTTGGCTTgtagtcagcattccaattcatcccaaaggtgttcgatgggtttgaggtcatggttctgtgcaggccagtcaagtttttccacaccgatctcaacaaaccatttctgtatggacatcgctttgtgcccagggggcattgtcatgctgaaacaggtaagggccttccccaaactgttgccacaaagttggaagcacagaatcgtctataatgtcattgtattctgtagtgttaagatttcccttcactggaactaaggggcccaaaccatgaataacagtcccagaccattattcctcctccaccaaactttacagttgacactatgcactGGGGCAGATAGCGTTCTCCGGGCATCCACCATACtcagattcatccctccagagaacatgtttccactgctccagagtccaataactgccagctttacaccactccagctgatgcttggcattatgtatggtgatcttaggcttgtgtgatcttaggtttgtgtttcataaagctcccgacgaacagttattgtgctgacgttgtttccaCAGGgaatttggaactcggtagtgagtgttgcaaccgaggacagaccatttttatgcACCACGTACTTCAGCACtctgcagtcccgttctgtgagcttgtgcggccTACCACTTTGGGGCTGAGCCGTCATTTCCATTTCACAGTAACagaacttacagttgacaggggaagctctagcagggcagaaatttgatgaactgacttattggaaagatggcatcctgtgacggtgccacgttgcagctgagctcttcagtaaggccatcctactgccaatgtttgtctctggagattgcatggctgtgtgcttgattgtatacatctgtcagcaaatGTGTGGCTGAAAAATGAATCCagcaatttgaaggggtgtccacacacttttgtatatatagcgcatctttacttttactcaagtatgacaattgtatactttttccaccactgataagGACAGTATATTGCTGGGACAAAGTATACATGTAAAACAGCCTGTTTTTTGTCATTATTGTTTTTTCTTAACTGTGCCATTGGAAACATGTTCTGTGAATCCCAGTGTACTGTTTTTTTTTCACCCATGCCCTTTATGTATATAATGTTCAATACGTTTCAATAAGGACAGTATATTTCTCATCAAATAAGGACAGTATTTTGCTCATAAAATAAGGACAGTATATTGTAAGAGGTGATACAATTAGGTTGATCCGAAAGACAGTTACTTCAAAGCCAGGCCATGACGGTGTTGGCCTACAGGTTGAGAACCAcacgttttttaattttttaaattcaaaatacagataAACAGTTTACATTCTTACATCATACAAAACAGAACGCAGGTATTAACGAGAAAATactaaaacaaacaagaaataaaaatGACAAATATTTATAGTGCAATTGTAATCACTCTGGAAAAATCTTATTGTAATGATTTAGGAAAATGTTATTCTTGTTATTGTTCACTAGGGTTAATGTTTTAAGGAAATAGAAATGTGTATAATAAAAATGTGTAATTTTGGTATAGAATTTGggaatttttgtttgtgtataaagtATTTGGCAACAAGAATTTTAAAACGAACAATCATTTCAGTGGtcttgttatcattgcaatagtaacatatTATATCTTTCATGTCAAAAACACAGGTAGTGTTCATAATGGTAAATAAGTATTTTGCAAGGTTTTCCCCAAATTCTGACACAAATTTACATTCAAAGAACAAATGAGACCTCCTCACCTTCTTTTTCACAGAAAACGCTGATATCATCAATAGCCACAACTTTGGAtatcatagaattacatggatatatctcATGTAATATTTTAAAGTGCACTTCCTTAACTTTGTTTGGTATACAATATTTGTAAGGCCTTAACCATGCATTTTTCCAGACAATGTCAGGAATAAGCATGTTCCAGAAAAACTTTCCTCTCGGTGTAAGTTGAAGAATGAAGAATTTgtcttatatatttattacaacaaGATCTCTCAAGTAAGCCCACGCCTTCCAATCTGAGTTCTGGATAAACTTTGTGATCATTCCCAAAACTAAGATGAGTTTTCATTCGTGTAGTTAGACCACTGGGAACGGatttgatcacagaaataaactctctgaaaggtattggaaactctttcaatgttataaattgttcatatgtgagaatattacccttgttgtcgaaaacatcaagaacaaagtcaatattcctctcatgccagctggggtagaacaattacttattccttacagttatgtctgaattattccacaaaagagctttatgcGGGGAAAAATTGTGCAGGAAACATATTTTCCAGGCCATTAAAGCTTGTTGATGAAACCTAACCAATTTAGTAAAAATTGAAGACCTCCCAACTTATTAAACACATTATTTGGAATGAAATACAATATTTAATCAGTATtgatcaaaaaaaaaatcaaccagTTGATCttgaaagtgttatttatgtCAACAGAATCTAACACTTCCAGACCTCCTTCAGCTCTTTTATTAGAAAGGACTGACTTTTTTAGTTTGTGAGACTTATTTTTCCAGATGAAGTCAAGAAACGACTTATCTCTCAATATGTAGCGGGATTTACACATAAAGATAATGAGGGGTACACCAAACgagacagtccctctgccttggacAGAAGTACTCTCCCAAGTATAGAAAGATCTCTTTGTAGacaattattaaatatattttagattttctacattttaggaGAGAAATTCAGTGTTGTCTGACTAAGTGGTTTTTTGACAGATGtattcctaaatatttaacacagtccttacaggaatattttctatttctttatcatcagagtcaaATAAACATAAGATTTCACATTTAGAAACATTCAGTTTTAATCCTGATGCAATAGAAAATGCAGTTATAGCATTAAGGGCATGTGCGACCTGGTCTTTGTCTCTTAAGAAAAGAGTAGTATCATCAGCCAGTTGGGAAATTTTGATTTCTTTGTTAAAAATGGTTAAGCCATACAAATTTGCATCATTCAGAATATCTAGAGATATAAGTTCCATaaccaaaatgaataaaaatggcgaaattgggcatccctgtcgTACACTTCTGTTGATACTGAATCTTTTGGAAATATTCAGGTTTAGTAACACAGAACAATTTATAACTTTGTAAAACATGCGAATTACGTTGATAAAATTTTCACCGAATCCAAAAAGTTTAAGTGACCTAAAGAGAAATTCATGTTCAGTTATGTCAAAGGCTTTACAGAAGTCCAAAAATAAGACAACCGCATCTGAGTCAATTGCATCTGAATAATCTATAAAGTCCAAGACTAAAAGAATGTTAGAACTTATGTGACGGCCCTTCATAAATCCTGTTTGAGTCTCATTTATAAAGGTATCTATTCCTTTCTTTAACCTTTTGGCATAAACCAGGGCAATCAATTTGTAATCAATATTTAATAAAGTAATTGGTCTCCAATTGTCAATGAGAGAAGGGTCTTTATCGGGCTTCGGGATCAATGAAATAAGGCCTTGTTTCATAGTGGAGACCATTTCCCCACTTTTAACGCaatcttgaaatataaaaaaaTTGGATCTTCTAATAACTCGCGAAACTGTATATATAATTCAACTGACAGGCCATCAGGGCCAGGTGTTTCCTTTTAAGAACCACAAGGTGCCCAGACGCATGATGGTGCTGTTACATCATAAACGGGTAATAGAGGCGCGTAATAGGGCCGTTCTTGAAGGGATGAGACATTCAGTAGTTGCAGAGAGACAGCAGCATCAGGGCGGACGTTAAAGAGCGCTATTCTAAATGGATAGACGATAGAAATAACAAACACTTGTAGTGCGATTCACTGATACGGAATTTATTTGTGTGCTTTCAGATTTGAGCATTGCTGCGTTAGGCCAATAGCCTAGTTTTTCTAGCATACAATGGCGATACAAACCCGAAAAAGACGGTGGTTAGGTGGATGGGCATTTCCTTATTTTGCTCTTCTTTTTCTTCATTTGAAAGGAATCTCCGGACAGATACGATACTCCATTCAAGAGGAATTGAAAGTGGGAACGGCAGTTGGGAATATAGCTAAAGACTTGGGATTCGACAACTCGAGACTAGCGGACCGGAATCTTCGCATTGTGTCTGGAACAAAGCACGAGCTCTTCCAGGTTAACCAGAGAGATGGTGCTTTGTTAGTGAACCACAGAGTAGACAGAGAGGAACTGTGCGTAAAAAATACGCCGTGTTTCATCAACCTAAAAGCGGTGATAGAAAATCCGCTAGAAATGCACCAAGTGACAGTAGAGATAACAGATGTAAATGATAATTCCCCTAAATTCCCTGAGGAAACATATAATTTGGAAATACTAGAGTCCGCATTGGCAGGGACACGGTTTCAAGTGGAGGGAGCACACGACTCAGATGTAGGCTTAAATGCTTTGCAGTCTTACACCTTAAGCAACAACCAGTATTTTCGTGTGGAAACAGAAGAATTTGGTGAAGACGGTAAAATCCCATTTCTAGTATTACAAAAACCATTGGATAGGGAGATAATTTCTCAACACACGTTGCTGTTAACAGCGTTAGATGGGGGCAAGCCACCCAAAACAGGAGCCCTTAATATCACAGTTATTGTGTCTGATATAAATGACAATGCACCAGTGTGTGACAAGCAGAAATACACAGTAACCGTAGAGGAAAGCGCACCTGCGGGGACATTTTTAATTCGATTGAATGCCTCTGATACGGACGAGGGTCTAAATGGCGAGGTCAAGTACTCTTTGCGAGGCAAATTTAGAGCTATTGGTGCTGAACCCTTTGAGTTGGACAGTAAAACAGGAGAGCTAAAAGTGAAGGGAGGCCTTGATTTCGAGGAGAAGCAGGTGTATGAGATGAAGGTACTGGCAGCGGATACAGGAGCAGTGTCTCTCTCCACACACTGCAACGTGCTGATCAGAGTTGAAGACGTGAACGACAACAGGCCCGAGATTGACGTCACCTCTCTGTCCAGCCGGATCCCTGAGGACGCACCTCCCGGTACGGTGGTAGCGTTAATGGGGATGACCGACCTGGACTCGGGTGTGAACGGACAGGTAGTCTGTTCTTTACCGAAGGATTTACCGTTTGATCTGAAGCCTTCTCCGGATGGGCATTTCTATTCGTTAGTCACGAATGAATTCCTTGATAAAGAGTCTGTGGCTCGGTATGATATTACCATCACGGCTAAAGACTTAGGAACCCCTCCTTTGACATCAACTAAAGTCATTCAAGTGGAGGTAGTAGATGTTAACGATAACAATCCTCTTTTCACTGAAAACCCTTACACATTTTATGTAGTTGAAAACAATAAGCCCGGCATGCCTATTTTCTTTGTAAGCGCTTCTGATTTTGATGAAGGAGAAAATGCAGCCATTACATATTCACTGGACCGTGGGAGCACGGGACAAAGCGTGACATCCTTCCTAAACATAAATGAAGGCAACGGTAACATTTATGCACTAAAGAGCTTTGACTTTGAAACCCTCAAAACATTCCAGTTTCACATCATTGCCAAGGACTCTGGAACTCCGTCACTAAGCAGTAACGTCACAGTGAATGTGTTCATTCTGGATCAGAACGACAACGCTCCAGTGATCTTGTATCCAGTCCGCGCTAACGGTTCCACTGAAGGTGTGGAGGAGATTCCCCGCAATGTGAACGCAGGCCATTTGGTGACTAAAGTGAGAGCCTATGACGCTGATATAGGATATAACGGCTGGTTATTATTTTCACTGCAGGAAGTTACTGACCACAGTCTCTTTGCTTTGGACCGTTATACAGGACAGATAAGGACACTTCGGTCATTCACAGAGACAGACGAGGCTGAGCATAAACTGGTCATACTGGTAAAAGACAATGGGAACGTTTCACTCTCAGCAACAGCTACTGTGATTATCAACGTTGTGGAGCCCAAAGAGGCTTTTGCAGCTTCTGATGTTAAAAGCGCAGTAAAAGACGAGGAGGAGAACAGcgttacattttatttgatcataACTTTGGTGTCAGTTTCAGCACTTTTTATCATCAGTATCATCGTGTTGATTGTAATGCAGTGCTCCAAAGCCCCAGACGATTCCTCCAAGTATTTACAAGATGTGAATTACGACGGGACACTGTGCCACAGCATCCAGTACCGATCCGGAGACAAACGGTACATGTTAGTTGGACCCAGAATGAGTATAGGTTCTACTATAGTCCCAGGCAGCAATGGGAATACTCTAGTGGTACCTGATCACAGGAGGAGTGCTTCTGGAGAGGTAAGAACTGTTTTTATCCGTTACTGCCTATTAAATCAGAGAAAGAGACATGTTTTGAGTGAATGTGTGCGCGAGCATGTTGTCGTCTGTGCGTAATGTCCATACGCAAACTCGCTGTGGGtggcgctgtccatggtgctgaattcCAAGCTCACCTCTTAGGTTTGCTGGTGAGTGCATGCTAGGCTAGGCTACTGCCTAAGGTGTATTATCTGTTATTTAACTGTGCACTCCTTCGATTTAgtatgtttctctccctcccctatctAAACACCCCTTTATCTTTACtcgttattttatttgtatttttactgaTATCGGCGTATTTACTGGACTCACAGACGACACACACGGGGCTCATCGTAGCCTGTTGGGTGGACAAGTATCCCGGACCACATGGTGTCAGTGTAACATAAGGAGACTGTTTGGTACTTTGTAGATTAGACCCTACCCCTCTCTGGGCTGTTTTGTTTCACACATTGAGAGACTGGTGTGGACATCCGAACAAGACGTGTATAGATAGTCAGATAATAGGTGTATTATTTTTTGGTACTGAAGCATTTGATGCAGTATGGATCCTTACGAGTTGGCCATCTGATCAGTAGGTTTGTATTTTTTCATTGAGGATTGTGCTTAATTGTCTGTTTAACGATGGGAGGCGGAGGACAAAGGCGCAGATGGGAATACTGGTGTGTTG contains:
- the LOC112255671 gene encoding protocadherin alpha-8-like encodes the protein MAIQTRKRRWLGGWAFPYFALLFLHLKGISGQIRYSIQEELKVGTAVGNIAKDLGFDNSRLADRNLRIVSGTKHELFQVNQRDGALLVNHRVDREELCVKNTPCFINLKAVIENPLEMHQVTVEITDVNDNSPKFPEETYNLEILESALAGTRFQVEGAHDSDVGLNALQSYTLSNNQYFRVETEEFGEDGKIPFLVLQKPLDREIISQHTLLLTALDGGKPPKTGALNITVIVSDINDNAPVCDKQKYTVTVEESAPAGTFLIRLNASDTDEGLNGEVKYSLRGKFRAIGAEPFELDSKTGELKVKGGLDFEEKQVYEMKVLAADTGAVSLSTHCNVLIRVEDVNDNRPEIDVTSLSSRIPEDAPPGTVVALMGMTDLDSGVNGQVVCSLPKDLPFDLKPSPDGHFYSLVTNEFLDKESVARYDITITAKDLGTPPLTSTKVIQVEVVDVNDNNPLFTENPYTFYVVENNKPGMPIFFVSASDFDEGENAAITYSLDRGSTGQSVTSFLNINEGNGNIYALKSFDFETLKTFQFHIIAKDSGTPSLSSNVTVNVFILDQNDNAPVILYPVRANGSTEGVEEIPRNVNAGHLVTKVRAYDADIGYNGWLLFSLQEVTDHSLFALDRYTGQIRTLRSFTETDEAEHKLVILVKDNGNVSLSATATVIINVVEPKEAFAASDVKSAVKDEEENSVTFYLIITLVSVSALFIISIIVLIVMQCSKAPDDSSKYLQDVNYDGTLCHSIQYRSGDKRYMLVGPRMSIGSTIVPGSNGNTLVVPDHRRSASGELTS